The following proteins are encoded in a genomic region of Pelotomaculum isophthalicicum JI:
- a CDS encoding TrbC/VirB2 family protein, giving the protein MKMSGKTKRVFTVCCALALLTLFATPVYAAGDPLQVVNNLSEFIFGLIRAIGMILLGFGIVQIGLSLKSHDPSQRANGFLTLAGGVIITFAKEILNLITGG; this is encoded by the coding sequence ATGAAAATGTCTGGAAAAACCAAAAGGGTTTTTACGGTTTGCTGCGCGCTGGCGTTGCTGACCCTGTTTGCCACCCCTGTTTACGCGGCCGGCGACCCGCTTCAGGTGGTTAACAACCTGTCTGAATTTATCTTCGGGCTGATCCGCGCCATCGGGATGATCCTGCTGGGCTTCGGCATTGTGCAAATCGGCCTGTCGCTGAAATCCCACGACCCGAGCCAGCGGGCCAACGGCTTTCTGACCCTGGCGGGCGGCGTCATCATCACCTTTGCCAAGGAAATCCTTAATCTCATCACAGGAGGTTGA
- a CDS encoding PrgI family protein, with product MEVKINREIRDYTESLFFGLSLRQFVFSVLAVGIAVAIYFGLRSFLGTETVSWMCILGAAPFAALGFIQYHGMTAEQYLWAYIKSEFLLPKRLTFHPTNIYYEALKPALEKREKEAWKHHD from the coding sequence TTGGAAGTCAAGATCAACCGGGAAATCCGGGACTATACCGAGAGCTTGTTTTTTGGACTGTCCCTGCGGCAGTTCGTTTTTTCTGTTTTGGCCGTTGGCATAGCCGTGGCTATCTACTTTGGCCTGCGGAGCTTCTTAGGCACGGAAACCGTAAGCTGGATGTGCATTTTGGGTGCCGCCCCCTTTGCCGCTCTCGGCTTTATTCAATATCACGGCATGACGGCGGAGCAGTATCTCTGGGCATACATCAAGTCGGAATTTCTCCTGCCCAAGCGCCTAACCTTTCACCCGACCAACATCTATTACGAAGCCCTGAAGCCCGCCCTGGAAAAACGCGAAAAGGAGGCATGGAAACACCATGATTAA
- a CDS encoding RNA polymerase sigma factor yields the protein MDVPEEIIQRVCHKDERAYEELFRLAWDQAVRTCWLILRHQHDAEEAAQDAFIKLYVHRQHLKDVRAFRNWFYRILANTALDKVRKRKTVIDIDGIRISNQNNDILQAERRMLIDEAMRHLSYGERTAVVLVHFIGYTETEAAEVAGWKLGKLKYRLNRARRVLAREINEEVKNGVDKEGGSVCLTCSTRR from the coding sequence GTGGATGTACCGGAGGAAATTATCCAGCGCGTATGCCATAAAGATGAGCGGGCGTACGAGGAATTATTCCGGCTTGCCTGGGATCAGGCTGTTCGAACCTGCTGGCTGATTCTCAGGCATCAACACGATGCGGAGGAGGCCGCCCAGGATGCGTTTATAAAACTTTATGTACACCGGCAACACCTGAAAGATGTGCGGGCGTTTCGTAACTGGTTCTACCGAATTTTGGCAAATACTGCATTGGATAAAGTGCGCAAACGGAAAACCGTTATAGATATTGACGGGATTCGTATTTCCAACCAGAACAACGATATTTTGCAAGCTGAGCGCCGAATGCTCATTGACGAGGCCATGAGGCATCTCTCATATGGCGAGAGAACCGCCGTTGTCCTCGTACATTTTATTGGATATACGGAGACCGAGGCTGCCGAGGTTGCCGGATGGAAACTGGGAAAGCTCAAATATCGCCTGAATCGTGCACGACGTGTTCTCGCCCGGGAGATAAACGAGGAAGTAAAAAACGGGGTTGACAAAGAGGGGGGTTCAGTATGTCTGACATGTTCCACAAGGCGTTAA